Proteins co-encoded in one Phalacrocorax carbo chromosome 5, bPhaCar2.1, whole genome shotgun sequence genomic window:
- the TSSC4 gene encoding U5 small nuclear ribonucleoprotein TSSC4, translating into MGDQDAGEPFLGIVAGGTTDYEGALPSDTVSLSDSDSDDLGLADEAEVDTISPEEPPVDDGDYRSGETPDPPNSSYRSPVQPFHLRGMSSTFSLRSQSIFDCLEEAAKLSVPSMPEDNVVDGRFKRPLPLTTVSGSMVPESQGKQAKPVQAPKTSPAVPDYVAHPERWTKYSLDGVSESSDKTNRAAAMEFLEGLKKRGEELSSATRDSYTPCFNQDPSSCGAGRIVFTKRAKRGVDGLEERTSAGEDKKHMKTDLKGKSLKMTDDLKDEDKVELGHLDSGSGKATDEERMMAGDLNVEGKLSARFSGAGEEPPVETVGFHCSKKKNRKNFRPKVDDEGEEEES; encoded by the coding sequence ATGGGAGATCAGGATGCAGGTGAACCCTTTCTGGGGATAGTGGCTGGTGGTACCACAGACTACGAAGGAGCCCTGCCCTCAGACACGGTGTCACTCAGTGATTCGGATTCCGATGATTTGGGGTTAGCGGATGAAGCAGAAGTTGATACAATATCTCCTGAGGAGCCACCTGTAGATGATGGGGATTACAGATCGGGGGAGACCCCTGACCCACCAAACAGCAGTTACAGATCTCCTGTCCAGCCATTCCACCTGAGAGGCATGAGTTCTACATTCTCTCTCCGTAGCCAGAGCATTTTTGATTGCCTGGAAGAGGCAGCCAAGTTGTCTGTGCCCTCAATGCCTGAAGATAATGTTGTTGATGGGAGGTTTAAGCGTCCATTGCCTCTAACCACAGTTTCAGGTAGCATGGTTCCAGAAAGCCAGGGAAAGCAAGCCAAACCAGTGCAGGCTCCCAAAACCTCTCCTGCAGTGCCGGACTATGTGGCACACCCAGAGCGCTGGACCAAATACAGCCTAGATGGAGTTTCAGAGTCTAGTGACAAGACAAACAGGGCAGCAGCCATGGAATTTCTAGAGGGTTTGAAGAAAAGAGGGGAGGAACTAAGCTCAGCTACCCGAGATAGCTACACCCCATGCTTCAACCAGGACCCTTctagctgtggggctgggaggatTGTCTTCACCAAACGAGCAAAAAGGGGTGTTGATGGACTGGAAGAGAGAACATCAGCAGGGGAGGATaagaaacacatgaaaacagatctgaaaggaaaatctcTTAAGATGACTGATGACTTGAAGGATGAGGATAAGGTAGAGCTGGGGCACTTAGATAGTGGAAGTGGAAAGGCAACAGATGAGGAACGCATGATGGCAGGGGACCTGAATGTAGAAGGTAAGCTTAGTGCAAGGTTTAGTGGAGCAGGTGAAGAGCCACCGGTGGAAACAGTTGGATTCCATTGCAGTAAgaagaagaacaggaaaaatttcCGACCTAAAGTAGATGatgaaggggaggaggaagagtccTGA